The DNA segment ctaatcaccgatccatggctaagtttgcgggttcaaTGGGATTGTGGCTCCATACAGGCTATAGagaaggggattgaaattcgaatcatatcctagttatagctaagtttgtgggtaattattggggcttaagaaaaaCCGGGTGTAAAATCCAAAGGTGTGTAAACTATCTCAAGGGATGTGTGCTTGTGCTAGAGGTTGTTGGGAGAAAGACACACTTGATTGTGAAACTTGCACAGTTATGTCATAGGTCTCTTAGGAGTCGTAGAACGGATTCTTTTTAAGTTTCATTTTACTataataacatgacacacacacacactttcaCGCTAAAACGATGGTTTATTATGATAAATCAAGAGCATGTGTGATTTTGTTTGGTGTTTGAACTTCTCTGAGGCTGTGCACTCCCATGAATCGTTCTTACTTTTATCTGTGTTTGCATATTGTGTTTttagtcttgctcgagggcgagaaaGGTTCAAGTATAGGAGAATTGATAATTgtgttttgtgtgcatatttttgtgtcgttttattgtttttttgcatgaatttatgtttttattagtTTTGTTCATATATCATGCATTGTGTCTACATAACGTGTTCCTTGTTTTATGTCTAGGAAATTTGGAATTAAAGCTAAAATTCGGACATAAGTATTCTCGCTCGAGCTGCTGGAATTTACCACTCGAGCGAGAGAGGAAGAAATTTTCGGACAGAAAGTTGTCCGCTCGAGCAGCAACttattaccgctcgagcggAGAGGAAAATAGAAAAAGTGGCAGAaacattctcgctcgagcgagaactttctaccgctcgagcgagacgacGTGCAGACTCCTATTTTTGGGAAATTCTTGTTCGAGAAGAAATCAATCTTGTGGATATTTGAGGAATATAAATAGATCTTCTATTATCAAATTAAGGGCTCCGGACGCATTCTATCACAAGAGAGGCGGCTATATCACATTCGGAGTAAAGATTTTcttcattcttcttcttctcttattattttttatttttgattctaGTTGTTGATTGAAAACTTGATTTTGGATTATGTTTACTTTTGAGTAGTAGttttctttcgatcaaggccacgtgatgggccgaacaaatttatgttgaagacttgaatgtttgtttgggattttaagattttattttaatattattgatttttggatttaaatttgtcttgtgaattatcTGGTAATTTTTTGCTTGCATATTAATTGATTCCGAGTCGACATGTTAGGAATTTAttttgatcactccaataatcaacacaaggttaaatttactagaaatagtatttgatttcattgtgcggctttaggtgaaaactgaattttcacaattcCTTAATgcgtttgaatttgattattattaattaaaaataattaatccgtcaatatttgaataggtttaactgttctagaaatagactgttaaataatATAGGAGAATTTTCCATGAGTTAAGATTTAATCTGGATCCTGAATTTACTACTTGTTGCATAATTTGTTCGGTAcgtacgtgtgtccttgatcaaaTTTCTCATCATTGAATCAAACCTTAAAATTACTGTTGAGTTTTATTTTActtcattttatttataaattttaatttttagttaatATTCAAAAATCACTTTTATTGCATGGTCTAGATTAGGGGTGGgatcgggtcgggacccgtctCGTAAACCCCTTACCCGATTCCCGTCCCGATAGTAATTGggatattttttttctcccgatccctCACCCAAAAAGTGTTGGGACCCAAATAGTAATCccgaacaatatttttttaaaaaaaatttctatgaaatttttaaaaaaaatatatatgaaaaaacTCAAACGATttcttagtacattacaaataaattaaaatttctttgtatatatccattaaaaaaataaaacttcttcttagtacattacaaataaactaaaacaactacttgattaatacaataaaaacatataatattcataataataaaaaaaataaaaatttataactcaatgttaatattaaaaaagataaatataaatataaaaaataattatatggtagataattataaaacattaatattaaaacagaaaattataaaaaaaattatttttttaattaaaaaatattatttattcattcgggtcgggtcgggtctggaatcCCGTCGGGTAGAGATGCCTATCCCGATCCCGAAATTGATCAGGTCGGGAAAAATCCCGACCGCTCGGGTCCGAAAAAGTTCGGGACGGGAAAAATTCAGGACGGGAACGCGTTGGGAATCGGGAAGGGTCGggatttttctgaaatttgccagccctagtctagattaagttagaataattatattttgataaTTACACATATCAGTCTTTGAGGGTTCGACACATGGACTTAAAttccacttactattacttgacctagtatacTTACTAGTAGacaccgaattaagcggtcagtCCGCGAAGTTCTCCTCTGTCAGCGCGACAACCTTCTCTGCCACCCCCTCCTCTTGGTCATAGTCCATGATATTGTCTGGGATGGCATTGAACACTTTTTTCAAGTCCGAGAAGTGGGGGCTGCATCGGTAGGCACTAGGTCGGCCTCTTAAAATTGCGACTTGCAGTCCTGGAAACCCACCTTCAAGAACTTGGCTTTGGGCCCCAGTATCTCGAGGAAATACTGGCTATGAATGAAGGCCTCCAGCCGCACAATCTCTCCAGACCGGTCCGCCTCTAATTTATCTTGGGCAGCCCTGGCCTCTACTTCTGCAGCCTACATAGCCCTCCTCCTACCAGCCGCATAAGCTCGGGCCCGGTCACATTCGATCTGCATAAAAGAAATGGTGGCCGAGTGTTCTTCTTGGAAGTCGTCTAGTTCTCGGGTCAGGGCTCTTACCCGATCTTGGGCCTGCGTGACCTCCATTTGAGCTTCCTGACGGAACACCATAGATCGGTCTAAGCTACTATAAAACTGCATCAGACCCTGGATATTAAGAATCCTAATTGGCACGAAGTATAAGTGACATGAGCTGAAATAGAACAACTTACCCAAACAATGTCATTGCTCCCACCTCGAGTACAGGACTTGAGACGGAGAGATGTCAGATGTTCCCTCTCAACGACAGAGCCGAGAGAGTGTAGGATTTGGAACCCGAGTTGAGAGTAACCCTCTATGAATATGTTGGAGGTTTATGTGTATTCGGGAGGGAAATGGGGCGGGGAAATTGAACCGGGCGGCAAAGGATGGCTTGATTTCGGGGCCTTATGAATATGGCCTTCCCCGGCGTGGGTAGTAGAAGAGATCATTACCTCGACACCGAGGGTTTTTTTCTTCCTCTTTTGGGGAAGCTCCAGCACAGCCAAGTCATGAGGAGTGGCCACGGAACCGGTTGAACAAGTCAGAAAATCGATAAGGGAAGGCAAAGCTATTGCTCAGCTGTGCTGGCAGCTACGACCATGGGGGGACTTGGGGCCTGGTGCTTGCCCCTCGATCCTCATCAAGTTGGGACATAATGTTCTTAATGTACATCTATTAAATCCCTACATGGAAGGCATGAAATATCAGAGTAATATCGACAAACATTAATGAGCACATAATGAAGTATGGGGATTTATACCGGGCTGGTTTCCCCAGGCGCCCCTGACTCCTCAGTCGCTTTGGATAAACCGGGCGAGCCTGCCAGGTCGGAACCTCAGGGACTCAGCTCGTGCTGGTGCAACAGGTCTTCTTGTAGGAGGGTGGGCAAGTCATATTCATGGCCCCCTTGATCGTCCTGCATCCAGAGATAGAATTGGGATTGTTGATGAGAAGGAGGAAGCTCGAGCTATCGCAATAGGCCTGGAAACCAAGCGGTTGGATAGTTGGGAAGCAGGCAAAGGCGAAGAAAGAACATGGGTATTATCCATGTGGTAGAATGATTTATGCTGGAGCTGCTCTAGGTGTACCCGGTAATGCCAGGCTAAGTCCTTAGAAGGTGGGAATAGGAAACCGAATCCAATTTTGGAGTTGGGCTTTAAAACAAGTCAAGTACCCGTGGGACGAGCGGTGATCTCAGTGACCAGGACTCAAAATTATTGTGTCTCGATCTTTGGGAATATCCCCGAGGCGGCGAAGTAGGGCCTTATCCTCGGATTTATGTTTTGAACTTTAGGAAGGATACCATTGGTCGACAGGAAGAAGAACAAAGAGACCAATGGGAATGATAGAAGAGGAGAGGTAGGGCGAGGGAGATAAGAATTTTAGGAGGTGAGCATTCTACCCGTACCCGTTTGGGGCGGCCAAAACTAGAATTGGAGTTCGGGTCTCATCCTGAGGAGAACCTTAGGCGTTGGTCCCCGAGGTGGAGTGTTGCGTGTTTTTTCACTCGCAAGCGTAGGGTGTAAAGTTTTAATACAGAAaatgagtccaagtcgatcccacagagaatgaataaaatgatattatagtAAATATTTGCcactaataaaatcttaatcctatgtagagatACGAATAAGGGGTTGaatttaataaaactaaaatttttcaagaaataaaattaaataacaacgAATACGCAAGACGAAAATTcaataagatatgaattttagaggttcgacttcacttgactatcCATCACAATTTAAttctaatgattgtttaattacaaattcttctagttcattagTCAAAAATCCATAttattttcaactctttttctcAAGTGttaagcagaaattcgtatctaatagcaaaatatttttatccaagctcaactattaaatccggtaaacaGTTCAATGATTCTTCTaacgacttctatggagttatacgcctctcgaacaatataaacaccaaagatgtattttcctatgtcgtattcaaaatcccctctcttgAGTGATagattccaaataatatatcattcaatctatgaccagtaaattgaaagaattaaaatccggaaaacacaaataaactatgcgaagaattcaaatatataaatcaaaatatccaaATCATGGTTTCAAGTCATGATAAATAAATGGATAAATTTAAAgatcaaataaaacatgttaTTAAAACAAGGTTTTTATatcaaactagaaaaatagAGTATCAAAGAGAAACAAGAACGAAGTTAGAATAAGTTTTTTCATCGCCGGATGCCGTAGTCTTCCGCCTTCGTATCGAGTTCTTTAGCTCTTGTGCCCTCCAAAGCCTTTAAACCGTCTCTAGCCTTTGAATTCCGCTGCAAACCCTCAATAATCCCAAAATTAATCAATAGATCTCCTTAAAAATACGGCtaaaaagtttccaaaatttgaTGCAGTGCAGCCCTGGAGCGCTTCTTTTTCAGCGCTGGGGCTCCCGGCAATTTTCCAAAACAACGCTGGAGAGCTAGAGATATGGCATTGGGGCGCCAATGCTTcggcttttattttttttttgggaatgtCTGTAAAGCGCTGGAGCACCGGTAACAGACACTGGAGAGCCGGTAGCAGGCGATGGGGCGCCAGTCTGTgcatttttttccctttttccaTCACTTTTCTTCACCTCTTTTTGCACTTTGTGACTcttataattcaaataaaatagtttTCACTCCAATTACTGCAAACAACACTAACAACAAGAAAAATGCATAATATCGCTCGATACATAACAAAAACCAagctaattcatataaaatataagtgaaaaaattgaacttatcaaactctcccaaacttaaacttttgctagtcccgagtaAAACAAAACAATTAAACAAACAAAGAACTAGACAGCACAcaagaaaacaataaaactTTAATAAACCAACCGACCTCAGATGTTCAACAATTAATCTATGTgtagctaattttctcaagagttctcgtgagTGTGTGATTAGACATTCTGTAGTAgctcggttccattttacaagattaagtgactttaaacatgttagaaaatgacatctaattttaaaagtgtcaaaaaaatgtttaaggaatccttatttggtgaaaataaatggaaaatcagatccggaacgtccgaaaatggtgggatATGTCCCGagggtccaaaaatgacttcggaaggaccaaaacaaTTCGGAGCACACGGAcaagttcgggccctccgaacagTTTGGGCCCTCCAAACctgagtttggatcgtccgaactcagcagagccAGGTGTCTTaaaggctcggacaagtggcagttcggaccgtccgatcttcgcctataaataggccatccgagagCCTCATTTTTCACACCAAATTATCTTTTCTCTCTCGGTATTTAGTGTATTCTaggggttttggggtgtttctagccttcctaggcttggtccagaGGTTGGCTaggtgctccggggttgcggcggagcggtgcccaagttctggggcagtcgttatcagcgggctgacgacggacgcagatatAGCTCTGGCTTCTtgtagtaaatagggagtatgctatagcgtacTTAAGGCTTTtataataagattataatgcatgagtaatttgcattgtagtgcggattataggcttggacatagtactggtctagcttgcctaatttatgaggtacggaagtattattcgagatatccaaattgaatatgcatgcattatgtgtttgcatggattatgtgattccatgtttatatgcctttatatatacagcatgccatgactgtatgttgcatacatgagcatattgagcttttaccttagaaaTATCCTGTattagggcgctcaccctacgagtttgtggatggttggatgcgtaagtcttgtgttaggtcaccgtgatggttggacacatgtactaatatcaggtcaccattatacACTGGATATATGAGCCagctcctgatgcgacggcgcagcgtgctatataccctgggcccggtgtttgagcttgtttcttgacctgagagtcttggtacccacttcacttgcatacatgcacacataacaccgtatactcatactctcatactgagcttatcatgctcacgtcccgtactttgttgtatttggacaccctattccatggggcaggtctgcggctggatgaggcggatggttccaggagagcttaggcgatggaggaccagcaAGATTATTGTCTAGGAttttgtttcagttgtatttgggttaatacattggattttattcgatatggttgtaaacaatattttattgttgtttaaattttccgctgtttaattttttatttatttaattaagttaaatgcatgcttaagcttctgattagtaggtgatcacggtgcgggtcactacatttatggtatcagagcatgcatagtaatcttgggatctagattgttggaattgggtttaacctttaatcatcgtgtagatggcgAGTCATGGTGACGAGAGTAGTCACGGCAGCGTAGGTGGACGCTGGGAGGATCAGAACGATTGGGAGCATCTTCGGGGccgtcatcaccatcgccatgatgatcgcaggcgtttcagcatgcataggtttatgcagatgggtccgAACCCTTTAATCGGAGGAGAGTCACCGGAGAATGCGGGAAACTGGCTACGACGTATGGAAGTTTGTTTTCGGGAGTTccgatgcactgaggagcaacggatggagactcttgatttcCTGGTCGAAGGACGAGCTCGGAAGTGCTGGGATTCTACTTCTACGCCTTTTATTGCAGCCCAAGGAGTTGCTACCTGGGATGAGTTCCGCATGGCTTTTCataagctatattttcctcctgctctccgaTAGACGAAGACAAGTGAGTTGCTGAGTTTACGGCAGGGATCGATGTCGATCGAAGAGTACCAattgaagttctttgagttgctGCCTTATTGTCCCCAGATTTCCGATAGCTCGGAGGCAAAGTATAagctgttccttcagggccttaatccGGAGATTCATGATCGAGTTGTTgtgggagatgacatgacttacAAGGGCTTAGTGAGCCGATGTCACCAGGTAGAGGACAGCATCCGCCGTAACAGATCCTCCTACTCATCTAGAcccgcgagttctttgggtccccatgctcagtcgttcaagaagtctggttctATTTCTTCTTCCTCAGGATCCGGAGAGGTGCTGCGTTTCGGCAGAAAGAATCAAGGTCCTTGTAATCATTGTGGTGGGAATTATCCTGCCAACAGGTGCCGGAAGGTTTTATGGGCATGCTTTCGATGTGGAGAAATTGGCCACCTGAAGAAGTATTGTCCACAGGCCGGGGGAGCTGGTTCTGGCTCaggttctggttctcaggcttcagtgcagcagaggccacaagGACAGTCGACAGGGGATTCTAATTTGAAACCTCGTACTTTGAAACCTCGTACTTCCAGCCAAGTGTTCACCTTGAGGAATCATCAGGcggtggatgagaatgagaaagttataGCGGGTACATTCTTGTTATTTGATATACCTTCTTTtgcactcattgacactggtgcatctcattctttcatatatgcatgttttgttaagagatataAGTTGCCATACATTTCACTAGACAAATTGGTTGTTGTTTCTACCCCGATGGGTCAGTCTGCgtcggctaagcgtctagtgatgggttgccctttagattTCAAAGGGAATGTCTTGATGGTGAATCTCACGACATAAGCAatgaaggatttcgattgcattttgggaattgatgtgttaactacatactgagcttcagtggattgttaccagagaTTGGTAAAATTTCATCCGGTTGGCGATGATAGCTggttcttttatggtgagggagcgcgacctcagatgccattggtatcagctttgaaagcTTGTCAAGCTTTGGAATCTGGCacggaaggctacctcatctatgcagttgatacatTCGCTGGAATTGTTGGTATAGAAACTATTCCTattgtgaatgaatttccagatgtatttccagatgagatttcaGGATTTCCTCCAGTGCgcgaagttgagtttggcattgaattgatgccaggtactttgcctatttctcgagcaccgtatcgtctggctccatcagagatgcgagagttgaagcaGCAACTTCAGGATCTGTTGGACAAGGgttacattcatcctagtgtttctccatggggagcacctgttctgttcgtgaagaaaaaggatgagTCTATGCGTCTGTGCATTGATTATCGCCAGTTGAATAGAGTaacaatcaagaataagtatcatttgtctcgtatagatgatctgtttgatcagtttCAGGGTACTTTggtttactcgaagattgatttgagatctggatatcatcagataagagtccgagatcaagatatagccaagacagcatttagaaccaggtacgGACATTATAAGTTCTTAGTAAttccatttgggttgactaatgcacctGCTGTATTCATGGATATGATGAATCGAGTATTCCGAAAATTTCTGGACAAGTTCGTCgttgtatttattgatgatatcttggtgtattcacatgATGTGAATGAGCACGCATATCATTTGAGGCTTGTGTTGCAGACTCTAAGGGATAgacaattgtacgccaagctgagtaagtgtgagttctggctgGATCGGGTGGTATTTTTTTGCCACATTATATCCATAGATGGAGTGTTTGTTGATCCAATCAAGATTGAGGCAGTAATgaactggtcgcgtccgatgacggtAGTTGatatccgtagttttttgggtctagcaggatattatcgtcgatttatcgtGAATTTCTCACAGCTTGCTCGAACCCTGACACAACTTACTTGGAAGGGCATGAATTTTGAGTAGTCTTCAGAATGTGAGAAGAATTTCTGTGAACTTCGTAGATGGTTGACTTCTACGCCGGTGTTGGCTTTGCCgtctggatctggagggtatgtagtgtacacggatgcttctctttagggactgggatgtgttctgactcagaatgggcatgtgattgcatacgcctctAGACAGTTGAAAGTTCACGAGAATAActacccagtgcatgatcttgagttagcagctattgtttttgcgttgaagatctggcatcattatctctatggcgagagatttgagatctttacagaccataagagtctcaaatatttgttcactcaggcagagttgaacatgatacagagacgttggatggatttgcttaaggattatgactgtgaaattaagtaccatccaggagctgctaatctcactgccgATGCTttaagtcgcaaggtgcgagtgtctgcacttcagacttgttctgtggcaagtgcaattgaagattgttgttcttcaggttataccttcaagcataagaaaggtatgcagagtatccagatgtttgcgatcttATCTGAGCCTGCTTTTTATTCTTGGATTTGAGATTCTCAGATGGCTgatccgaagacccagcgtttggctcgtttagccaGGGATGATAGTTCGTCTGGAttccactatcagtcagatggttttctttgtttatctGGCCATATTGTTGTTCTGGAGGATAATACTCTgagggaggagattttatcccaggctcatcgttctaagttgagtattcatccggggagcaacaagatgtacaaggatttgcgtACTAGGTTCCGGTGAAAGggaatgaaaaggagtgtgtatctatatgtttctagatttttggtgtgtcagcaggtcaaggtagagcaccgaagacctggagggttgcttcacagtttacctattcctgagtggaaatgggagttgatcacgatggacttcgtgacccatttaccggtgagctcgaggacgaactcatgccttagtgggggagaaatgtaaggcccgagattatttaattttaatccgataatatttaatttgggaatatttagagtttagaaataaattctaatattcttaaattgaaaaagattgaaattgaattaaatcgcttttccggggactgaattgcaaatagccaatagttcagggactaaactgcaaatatgtttatatttatctCCTCTTCACGTGTATAATCTGAAGAAAGAAATAAAAAGGCAGAGAACTTCATCTTACCTTGTTTGAATGCCATTTTCAGATTTTTGCTCAGCAAAAGCTTCGTTAACTCgcgctccggttgtcagaaattccgaataaatatatatctgcgatcaccgctccgagaccttcgttttggtacaagtttcattcatatttctcagactttatttgtatgttgaagatggaaatttatgattttaagatataagcATTTATGAGCTGTATCgattacgtattcgcagacggttcggaaaaaaactatcgttcggattttatatgattttagcaagcaaaattcgaaccctacctTATCTAATTATGATGCTTTTGATGGTATTGAGATGATATTATAAGTTATCTTGATTGgtggattgatttggatattgtttggattgccggtttttagccgttatgccgtcgattcgaaaaatgtcaagactttgatattgttgattgaatGAAACATGAAGTGGAGTTGAAATCTGATCTTGTGAGATTGTATACATATCATTTCAGATCTTAGCACAAGATTGATGACTCGAGAAGTAGTCTTCGAAGCGTGACaaagttgaagcaaggtttgctagcattgcacttgagattgagttgagaaattGAGCAACCTTTTAATAAGATTTATCATTGATGTAATTACAGATTtaaagtactttcagacgttctatcgaaaggtataaatgacagctaatccagatgggatagaacactcgaaatagttattgtttcgagtattctcttgtcaatcacatacttatttgcttatgtACCTTATGTGATTACATGATTGTGTTGCTTTACTCGCTTATgtgattagttgttcaagatgttttatagcattaaatgcatacagaacatgttgcattcatcttgaactccagcctaataagcacagagggttaaaatcctagagtgcatatgacgtttggcggattgtagttgagtggcacggaatgtagacttacttccagagccagaagactcactatagttgcaccaaattcagaggaaataaattatttaacttcacctcgattgggtcagttggtgttcgttaaagattttatttcctcgggatcccaagaacttatattcgattgatatcagcttgatagcctcttttggtcatatgcattgcattcacgtttattatctcgcgctttatgttgtttatactgggattttattctcaccggaggtattcggctattgctttgttttgtatgtgtgcatggaaataggtggggcaggagctagtcagaaaatacaaggatcgctcgagatagAGTCTGAGCATGTGAGGACATGGGTTTTAGCAGCACGACATGTACTTTGAGTTGATGAACCATGCTAGAAATGATACAAGAACATTGTATATTGTGGTTGATTACATGATAGTTTGTGTATCTTGTGTATGGAAGCTTATAAGATGTTATGAGATAGCATGTATCTTATTTGGTAGATTGTACAAGAGATTATGGTTATTGTTTCTACCTTTGACAGCACTTTGTTAGCAGCAGATTTTTCAAGAattgaagcccgctcgatcgggtgaaattcaccgatcgagcgagccatgtattttgcaaaacagaggAGTTGAttttcttggccgctcgatcggctgaagttcaccgatcgagcaaggccaAGAATATTTTGGACCCGAGAGTTTTTAATttggagctcgctcgatcgggcaagtttactcgatcgagcgaggtactgtagcctttaaaaaaaaaattttttagctcttggttctttaattcttttaagtacttgattaattgttaattataataaattgccctaagataagattagcaacccgggtccccacaaatgccctcttgaaccatgAAGTGGAATTTTTCCCATTTAAGCACTAAATTATTTTCTTGGCAGCGCTGCAAAACAAGGGTCAGATTGTGCAAACAATGATCAAAGGAAGACCCAaacacagaaaaatcatccataaaaatttccaTGACTTCCTCCATCATGTCCGAAAAAAATTCCATCATGCATCGCTGAAAAGTAATCGGTGCATTACaaaaaccaaatggcattctccTAAAAGCATAAATACCATAGGGACATGTAAAATTTGTTTTCTCTTGATCCTCTGGCACTATAGAAATTTGATTGTATTCAGAATAACCATCTAAAAAACAATAATGTTGATAACCAGCCAacctatcaagcatttgatcaataaaagaaAGAGAAAAATAATCTTTTCTAGTAGCCTTATTCAACCTTTTATAATCAATGCAGACTCTCCAACCAGTGATAGTGCGAGTCGAGATCaactcatttttctcatttttaacCACAGTCATACCTTCTTTTTTCGGAACAACCTGTACTGGCGACACCCAGGAACTGTC comes from the Henckelia pumila isolate YLH828 chromosome 1, ASM3356847v2, whole genome shotgun sequence genome and includes:
- the LOC140861676 gene encoding uncharacterized mitochondrial protein AtMg00860-like, which encodes MPLVSALKACQALESGTEGYLIYAVDTFAGIVGIETIPIVNEFPDVFPDEISGFPPTLRDRQLYAKLSKCEFWLDRVVFFCHIISIDGVFVDPIKIEAVMNWSRPMTVVDIRSFLGLAGYYRRFIVNFSQLARTLTQLTWKGMNFE